The proteins below come from a single bacterium HR11 genomic window:
- a CDS encoding Putative HTH-type transcriptional regulator: MRAVQDVLLSPLDMDPGVLDRLIRHLTDAGYDLTYVGILHTNPAHDEVRGALERLQTLIEDYRHRRPSLRFECIPIRDGSHYPIDLETERDSQLFLRVLYQAVVAQKRRHRRVHLSIASGRRFMAAYAMIVAQLLFDDEDRVWRVVYRTPQSGRPVIVRTPVGSVRRFQTEVVSVPVLRWALLPSTLHEILVWDDPLRAIERQRALQASQQKQWLRQFYRSLSPAERQVLRLLAEGLSNKEIACRLRRRPKTVKNQIASIYRKYRAWIGDAGAGSIRTRLLLDVQAMRAEGLLEEAG; encoded by the coding sequence GTGCGGGCCGTCCAGGATGTCCTCCTGTCGCCCCTCGACATGGACCCCGGCGTCTTGGACCGACTGATCCGCCATCTCACCGACGCGGGCTACGACCTGACCTACGTCGGGATCCTGCACACGAACCCCGCCCACGATGAGGTGCGGGGTGCCCTGGAACGACTCCAGACCCTCATCGAGGATTACCGACACCGCCGGCCTTCCCTGCGCTTTGAATGCATTCCCATCCGGGATGGGAGCCACTATCCCATCGACCTCGAGACGGAGCGGGACTCTCAGCTCTTCCTGAGGGTCCTGTATCAGGCCGTCGTCGCTCAGAAGCGTCGCCACCGACGGGTCCATCTGTCCATCGCCTCGGGCCGACGCTTCATGGCCGCCTATGCGATGATCGTCGCCCAACTGTTATTTGACGACGAGGACCGGGTCTGGCGGGTCGTCTACCGGACGCCCCAGTCGGGACGGCCGGTCATCGTACGGACCCCCGTCGGCTCGGTACGGCGATTCCAGACAGAAGTCGTCTCCGTCCCCGTCCTCCGGTGGGCGCTCCTGCCCTCGACCCTTCACGAAATCCTCGTGTGGGATGACCCCCTGCGGGCCATCGAGCGTCAACGGGCGCTTCAAGCCTCCCAGCAAAAGCAATGGCTCCGTCAATTTTACCGTTCGCTGTCCCCGGCCGAACGGCAGGTCCTCCGGCTCCTGGCCGAGGGATTGTCGAACAAGGAGATCGCCTGTCGTCTCAGACGCCGGCCCAAGACCGTGAAGAATCAAATAGCCAGCATTTACCGCAAGTACCGGGCATGGATCGGCGATGCCGGGGCCGGCTCCATCCGGACGCGACTGCTCCTGGACGTCCAGGCCATGCGGGCGGAGGGACTCCTGGAAGAGGCCGGCTGA